aattgctttcactttctccacATCAACCTCGAGCTCCTTTGAACTAACAACGAAACCAAGGAAATTAACTTTATCCATGCAAAAAGCACACTTTTTCAAATTGGCATACAATTTTTCTACCCTAAGAATGTCTAGAACCCTACGCACATGCATGACATGATCATTAATGGACTTGGAATAAactaagatatcatcaaaatacacaaccacaaatttaccaagacACTCACGCAAGACATGgttcatcaatctcataaaagtactagGTGCATTTGTAAGCCCAAACGGCataactaaccactcatatagaCCGTATTTAGTCTTAAAAGccgttttccactcatcaccagttttcatgcaaatttgataataaccgaacgcaaatcaatcttagtaaacaaacatgcaccatgcaactcatcaagcatatcatctaacctaggaatgggatgacgatactttaccgttattttattgattgcacgacagtccacacacattctccatgtgccatccttctttggaacTAAAATCACTggaaccgcacaaggacttaagctctcacgcacatacccctttgacatcagttcttccacttgcctttgaagctcctttgtctcctcctggattacttctataggctggtctatttggtatgGAAGCCCGGGTATGAAGTCTATTTGATGTTCTATCCCTCTTTGAGGAGGTAATCCACTTGGCATTTCCTGGAAAGACATCAgcaaattcctgcaaaagattagcaaacacactcggcaaggaaagatcaagttcagtagtgttcaaatatacatctttataAGTAACAACAAATAACATCTGACTTGAATGAAATGCATGCCTAACTTCACTTTCCCTAGCCAAAAAACTACCCTTtgcctttgttttctctttaggTTGAATCTCaccctttgggttttcatgctcctttttgttattttcagcctcacgcctctctctttccaacttacattggtcatcatacacttccttaggagaaagaggtgtcaAAGTAACTTTTCTCCCATCCTTCACAAATGAGTACCTATTTAGAAAGCCATCATGGAAGGCCCTCGTATCAAATTCCCATGGCCTACCTAACAAGATATGGCCAGCATGCATTGGCACTACATCACATAGCGCCTCATCTGAATATCTACCAATTGTGAAAGGTACAACAACTTGCTTATTCACTTTGATCTCACCACAATTATTTAACCATAACAATTTATAAGGTCTAGGATGTGGAATTAGATTTAAGCCCAATTTTTCAACCATTAAAGTGCTAGCAACATTTGTACAACTACcaccatcaataataacaagacaAGTCTTACCTTGTACATGGCATCTTGTGTGGAAAATGTTGTCTCTTTGCTGCTCCAAGGTATCATCTTCCTTCATTTGAACACTTAGTGTGCGCCCTAGCCACCAAGAGCTCACCTCCCATAGGACCCTCAATGCAATCATCGCTGCCGTCTTCCAATTGTGGtatctcatcatcattatcactctCTTCACTTGCTGTTTCAATCTCCCCATGGTCTCTAGCCACCATTGcccgcttgtttggacattgtgaAGCAATATGGCCACGCCCCAAGCATTTGAAACACTTGAtgtctctattcttttctttgttaatttctGGTTTAGATGTGTCTTTGTTGCCTGAAATGCTTTTCCCTTTGTTGTCATTGGGAATAACCTTATCATCACCTTTCTTACCTCCTTTCCAAGAATTAGACCAATGCGGCCTCCCACTCGAAGTGCCCTTATATTCAAACCTTGCTGTCCCTCTAGGTTTTagttgcttttccaccttaattgcaaggtgaactaactcctcaagctccacataatgttgcaactctaCCCTA
The nucleotide sequence above comes from Ricinus communis isolate WT05 ecotype wild-type chromosome 6, ASM1957865v1, whole genome shotgun sequence. Encoded proteins:
- the LOC125370266 gene encoding uncharacterized protein LOC125370266, with amino-acid sequence MKEDDTLEQQRDNIFHTRCHVQGKTCLVIIDGGSCTNVASTLMVEKLGLNLIPHPRPYKLLWLNNCGEIKVNKQVVVPFTIGRYSDEALCDVVPMHAGHILLGRPWEFDTRAFHDGFLNRYSFVKDGRKVTLTPLSPKEVYDDQCKLERERREAENNKKEHENPKGEIQPKEKTKAKGSFLARESEVRHAFHSSQMLFVVTYKDVYLNTTELDLSLPSVFANLLQEFADVFPGNANYAVWAYKCT